One window of the Salvelinus alpinus chromosome 13, SLU_Salpinus.1, whole genome shotgun sequence genome contains the following:
- the rhbdd2 gene encoding rhomboid domain-containing protein 2, producing the protein MISCIVLKGMIQRFKSFTPEFRLTSGIVSVIIVSFVLFIVTTFFGLSEDVFSLGMTVFGNGHVHKLITYSFHHKTVTQLLLSIGVLGPLCGGIEKNVGTVRFLFMFLLLSISTGVLYSILGLLLFGASAQNQVEGFIPVSLSLMCMATVHSRMVKGFLFGVTVPMLALPWLFLFIITLLVPHTVFLCNVIAIIAGGIYGKGWLSLLDMSDARASVLDKKMPFRLLRNIGVLYVPASIEARRKTVHPPIIPTPGSYPVQAYAPVSSTSNLQATETTPKTFEGWAHSYYTQGSPVQLSGYYGHNHGYGIKHSFGPSHGHGHKHGYSCSHSQGHGHSHEHSFGHGLSHEHASASQTSSHCAPVAQHPHSQHSHLSPLSVSVSAPQSFTANMPESLPESVTVHPGAPVSSLTD; encoded by the exons ATGATCTCCTGCATAGTTTTAAAAGGTATGATTCAGAGGTTCAAGAGTTTTACTCCTGAGTTCAGGCTCACGAGTGGGATTGTTTCTGTCATTATAGTatcatttgttttgtttattgtcACTACATTTTTCGGTTTATCAGAGGATGTCTTCAGTCTTGGAATGACAGTTTTTGGCAATGGTCATG TGCACAAGCTCATCACATACTCCTTCCACCACAAGACAGTGACCCAGCTACTCCTCAGTATTGGGGTTCTGGGGCCTCTCTGTGGTGGCATTGAGAAGAATGTGGGCACTGTTCGGTTCCTCTTCATGTTTCTGCTGCTCTCTATCAGCACAGGGGTGTTGTACAGCATATTGGGTCTGCTACTGTTTGGTGCATCTGCCCAGAACCAGGTGGAGGGGTTCATTCCAGTATCCCTCTCCCTTATGTGTATGGCCACAGTGCACTCCCGTATGGTTAAGGGCTTTCTTTTCGGGGTCACTGTACCCATGTTAGCCCTGCCCTGGCTGTTTCTGTTCATCATAACACTTTTGGTCCCACACACTGTGTTCCTTTGCAATGTCATCGCCATCATCGCAGGGGGGATCT ACGGAAAGGGCTGGCTCTCACTTCTGGACATGTCCGATGCCAGGGCATCAGTGCTGGACAAGAAGATGCCTTTCAGGCTGCTGAGGAACATTGGTGTCCTGTATGTCCCTGCATCAATAGAGGCGAGAAGGAAGACGGTCCACCCACC AATAATTCCAACCCCAGGCTCCTACCCAGTCCAAGCCTACGCTCCAGTGTCCTCTACCTCCAACCTACAGGCTACCGAGACCACACCAAAGACATTTGAAGGCTGGGCCCACTCCTACTATACACAGGGGAGCCCTGTTCAGCTCTCAGGTTATTACGGACACAACCATGGATATGGCATCAAGCATAGCTTTGGGCCAAGTCACGGACATGGTCACAAACATGGATACAGCTGCAGCCACAGCCAAGGTCATGGACATAGTCACGAACACAGCTTCGGCCATGGACTCAGTCATGAGCATGCATCTGCCTCTCAAACCAGCAGTCACTGTGCTCCAGTGGCTCAACATCCACATTCTCAACATTCCCACCTCAGtccactgtctgtgtctgtcagtgCCCCCCAGAGTTTCACAGCAAACATGCCGGAGTCACTGCCAGAATCTGTGACGGTTCATCCAGGAGCacctgtgtcttcactgacagATTGA